A portion of the Musa acuminata AAA Group cultivar baxijiao chromosome BXJ1-1, Cavendish_Baxijiao_AAA, whole genome shotgun sequence genome contains these proteins:
- the LOC104000185 gene encoding probable calcium-binding protein CML31, translating to MSQLILVNPTEDAAAAATSTISSTFAHPNKSSSKNRPILCRLWCMLSPNKQHDKGAAAEAEIYEPPRHTLTLSEGARPPPELERVFNYLDENGDGKISPAELHKCMRAAGEEISPEDARSAVESSDSDGDGLLGVEDFVKLVEAEGEVEKGRNLRDAFGMYATEGQGCITPSSLRRMLKRLGESRSVDECARMIQTFDLNGDGVLSFDEFKIMML from the coding sequence ATGTCACAGTTGATTCTCGTCAATCCAACGGAGGATGCCGCTGCAGCAGCTACTTCGACCATCTCTTCCACCTTCGCACATCCAAACAAAAGCAGCAGTAAGAATCGCCCAATCCTTTGTAGACTTTGGTGCATGCTGTCACCCAATAAGCAGCACGACAAAGGCGCAGCAGCAGAAGCGGAAATCTATGAGCCACCTCGTCACACCCTGACGTTGTCGGAAGGAGCCAGACCGCCTCCTGAGCTGGAACGAGTCTTCAACTACTTGGACGAGAACGGCGACGGAAAGATCTCCCCCGCCGAGCTGCACAAATGCATGAGGGCCGCAGGGGAGGAGATATCACCTGAGGACGCCCGGTCCGCGGTGGAGTCGAGCGACTCCGACGGCGATGGGTTGCTGGGAGTGGAGGATTTTGTGAAGCTGGTGGAGGCGGAGGgggaggtggagaaggggaggaacCTGAGGGATGCCTTCGGGATGTATGCAACGGAAGGGCAGGGGTGCATCACCCCCTCGAGCCTCCGTCGAATGCTCAAACGCCTCGGCGAGTCGAGGTCCGTCGACGAGTGCGCCAGGATGATTCAAACCTTTGACCTCAATGGCGATGGCGTGCTCAGCTTCgacgaattcaagatcatgatgctTTGA